A window from Telopea speciosissima isolate NSW1024214 ecotype Mountain lineage chromosome 8, Tspe_v1, whole genome shotgun sequence encodes these proteins:
- the LOC122671546 gene encoding sirohydrochlorin ferrochelatase, chloroplastic-like isoform X2, producing the protein MDSSSIPSQFTVSSEGSRREMHGLGDKDGVIIVDHGSRRQESNLMLNEFVAMFRERTGYPIVEPAHMELAEPSIKDAFNSCVQQGAHRVIVSPYFLSPGRHWYKDIPSLTADAAKEHSGVSYIVTAPLGLHELIVDVVNDRIKHCLSHVAGDADECAACSGTGRCRFY; encoded by the exons ATGGATTCATCTTCAATTCCATCTCAGTTTACCGTTTCCAG TGAAGGGTCTCGACGGGAAATGCACGGTTTAGGCGACAAAGATGGTGTGATCATTGTTGATCATGGCTCCCGGCGCCAAGAATCCAACCTCATGCTAA ATGAGTTTGTAGCCATGTTTAGAGAGAGAACTGGATACCCAATTGTGGAACCTGCTCATATG GAGTTGGCTGAGCCATCAATCAAAGATGCATTCAATTCATGTGTGCAACAAGGGGCACATCGTGTAATTGTTAGTCCTTATTTTCTCTCCCCAGGGCGGCATTGGTACAAG gatATCCCATCCTTGACAGCTGATGCTGCAAAGGAGCACTCAGGCGTCTCGTACATCGTAACTGCACCTCTTGGACTGCATGAGTTAATTGTG GATGTTGTGAATGACAGGATCAAGCACTGCTTGAGCCATGTAGCTGGGGATGCGGATGAGTGTGCAGCTTGTTCTGGAACTGGCAGATGTCGTTTCTACTAG
- the LOC122671545 gene encoding chaperone protein dnaJ C76, chloroplastic-like, whose amino-acid sequence MFSTTSNHLLSIPNSPGFNDHLRLEKPTSSWRKKSIIIRCCYRKKGEDSKTVDYYKLLGVSVDSNPQQIKEAYRKLQKKHHPDIAGQRGHEYTIMLNEAYHVLMTEDRRRNYNATIGRSGLGSDFSGLGYSSWKGPFRSQALFVDENACIGCRECVHYASNAFMMDDTLGCARVKVQFGDDDKQIEVSIDSCPVNCIHWVDREELPVLEYLIRPQPKEAYGVFRGGWERPSNVFVAAKAFNKQLKQQDHHHHQRRAQGPVDEETTAQVNARAMASIKIKMEQLSRLWSWMREIFG is encoded by the exons atgttCTCTACAACTTCAAATCACCTCCTCTCAATACCAAATTCTCCCGGATTTAATGATCACCTCAGGCTTGAAAAGCCCACTTCAAG ttggaggaagaagtcCATCATTATCAGATGTTGTTATAGAAAGAAAGGTGAAGATTCGAAGACGGTGGATTACTATAAGCTGCTCGGTGTTTCTGTTGATTCAAACCCACAACAAATCAAGGAAGCTTACAGGAAATTGCAGAAGAAACATCACCCTGACATTGCAGGCCAAAGG GGTCATGAATATACCATAATGCTGAACGAAGCCTATCATGTGTTAATGACAGAAGATCGCAGGAGAAATTATAATGCTACTATTGGCAGATCAGGACTTGGAAGTGACTTTTCTGGCTTAGGCTACAGCTCTTGGAAGGGTCCCTTCAGATCTCAGGCTCTTTTTGTTGATGAAAATGCTTGCATAG GATGTAGAGAATGTGTGCACTATGCAAGTAACGCATTCATGATGGATGACACTCTCGGATGTGCGCGTGTCAAAGTTCAATTTGGAGATGATGACAAACAGATTGAG GTATCGATTGATTCATGCCCTGTAAACTGCATCCATTGGGTGGATAGAGAAGAGTTGCCAGTGCTTGAATACCTTATCCGTCCTCAGCCAAAAGAAGCATATGGTGTCTTTCGGGGTGGGTGGGAAAGACCCTCGAACGTGTTTGTCGCAGCCAAGGCCTTCAACAAGCAACTGAAACAGCaagatcatcatcaccatcagaGAAGAG CACAAGGGCCTGTTGATGAAGAGACCACAGCCCAGGTGAATGCTAGAGCTATGGCAAGTATTAAGATAAAAATGGAGCAACTTTCAAGACTCTGGTCTTGGATGAGAGAGATCTTTGGATAG
- the LOC122671546 gene encoding sirohydrochlorin ferrochelatase, chloroplastic-like isoform X1, translating to MDSSSIPSQFTVSRISVRGTVENPRWVFPRFVKLQQNSAKRRLWSKNFCLTANSEGSRREMHGLGDKDGVIIVDHGSRRQESNLMLNEFVAMFRERTGYPIVEPAHMELAEPSIKDAFNSCVQQGAHRVIVSPYFLSPGRHWYKDIPSLTADAAKEHSGVSYIVTAPLGLHELIVDVVNDRIKHCLSHVAGDADECAACSGTGRCRFY from the exons ATGGATTCATCTTCAATTCCATCTCAGTTTACCGTTTCCAG AATTTCAGTTAGGGGAACTGTGGAAAACCCTCGATGGGTTTTTCCCAGATTTGTAAAATTACAGCAAAATTCAGCAAAACGCAGACTTTGGTCCAAAAACTTCTGTTTGACTGCTAACAGTGAAGGGTCTCGACGGGAAATGCACGGTTTAGGCGACAAAGATGGTGTGATCATTGTTGATCATGGCTCCCGGCGCCAAGAATCCAACCTCATGCTAA ATGAGTTTGTAGCCATGTTTAGAGAGAGAACTGGATACCCAATTGTGGAACCTGCTCATATG GAGTTGGCTGAGCCATCAATCAAAGATGCATTCAATTCATGTGTGCAACAAGGGGCACATCGTGTAATTGTTAGTCCTTATTTTCTCTCCCCAGGGCGGCATTGGTACAAG gatATCCCATCCTTGACAGCTGATGCTGCAAAGGAGCACTCAGGCGTCTCGTACATCGTAACTGCACCTCTTGGACTGCATGAGTTAATTGTG GATGTTGTGAATGACAGGATCAAGCACTGCTTGAGCCATGTAGCTGGGGATGCGGATGAGTGTGCAGCTTGTTCTGGAACTGGCAGATGTCGTTTCTACTAG